The following coding sequences lie in one Oceanicola sp. 502str15 genomic window:
- a CDS encoding DUF1638 domain-containing protein has product MKLPSDSKLTEAGLAPEGRGELLLIACGALAREILALIEQNGWSHMALTCLPAILHNRPEGIPDAVEAVVHKHRDAFERIYVVYADCGTGGLLEARCKDLGVEMVPGPHCYSFFEGNADFAAHDDEITAFYLTDFLVRQFDAFVTKPLKFDKHPELKEMYFGHYEKLVYQAQTDDPALTELAKTHAETLGLTFERRFTGYGDLETALAGA; this is encoded by the coding sequence ATGAAACTTCCCAGCGACAGCAAACTCACCGAGGCCGGGCTGGCGCCGGAGGGCCGAGGCGAACTGCTGCTCATCGCCTGCGGTGCGCTCGCGCGCGAGATCCTGGCGCTCATCGAGCAGAACGGGTGGAGCCACATGGCCCTCACCTGCCTGCCCGCCATCCTCCACAACCGCCCCGAAGGCATCCCCGATGCCGTGGAAGCCGTCGTCCACAAGCACCGCGACGCCTTTGAACGGATCTACGTGGTCTACGCCGATTGCGGCACCGGCGGCCTCCTGGAAGCGCGCTGCAAGGATCTCGGCGTCGAGATGGTCCCCGGCCCCCATTGCTACAGCTTCTTCGAGGGCAACGCCGACTTCGCCGCCCATGACGACGAGATCACCGCCTTCTACCTCACCGATTTCCTCGTCCGTCAGTTCGATGCCTTCGTGACCAAGCCGCTGAAGTTCGACAAGCACCCCGAGCTGAAGGAGATGTACTTCGGCCATTACGAAAAGCTGGTCTATCAGGCACAAACGGATGACCCGGCGCTGACGGAACTGGCAAAGACCCACGCCGAAACGCTGGGCCTCACCTTCGAGCGGCGCTTCACCGGCTACGGAGATCTTGAAACGGCCCTCGCCGGAGCCTGA
- the bmt gene encoding betaine--homocysteine S-methyltransferase produces MSNALSTLLAERPYLLTDGATGTTLFNMGLQSGDAPELWNDEHPERIAALYQGPVDAGSDLFLTNSFGGNASRLKLHNAQDRVRELNRLSAEIGREVADRAGRTVVVAGSMGPTGEIMGSIGTLSHEDAVEMFHEQAEGLKEGGADVLWVETISAPEEYKAAADACAMAGMPWVGTMSFDTAGRTMMGVTSADMVKMVSKLPTPPLAFGANCGVGSSDLLRTVKGFLAEGPEIPVISKGNAGIPKYVDGHIHYDGTPELMADYACMARDLGARIIGGCCGTTPEHLAAMREALDTRPAAAAPTLEEIAQKLGGFSSASDGTGDEPAPERQRRGRRRS; encoded by the coding sequence ATGTCCAACGCCCTCTCCACCCTGCTCGCTGAACGCCCCTATCTCCTGACCGATGGCGCCACCGGCACCACGCTCTTCAACATGGGACTGCAGTCGGGCGATGCCCCCGAACTCTGGAACGACGAACACCCCGAGCGCATCGCCGCGCTCTATCAGGGCCCGGTCGACGCCGGCTCCGACCTGTTCCTCACCAACAGCTTCGGCGGCAACGCCTCCCGCCTGAAGCTGCACAACGCTCAGGACCGCGTGCGCGAACTCAACCGCCTCTCCGCCGAAATCGGCCGCGAAGTGGCCGACAGGGCCGGGCGCACCGTGGTCGTGGCCGGCTCCATGGGCCCGACCGGCGAGATCATGGGCTCCATCGGCACCCTCAGCCATGAGGACGCGGTCGAGATGTTCCACGAACAGGCCGAGGGCCTGAAGGAAGGCGGGGCCGATGTGCTCTGGGTCGAAACCATCTCCGCCCCGGAAGAATACAAGGCCGCCGCCGACGCCTGCGCCATGGCCGGCATGCCCTGGGTCGGCACCATGAGCTTCGACACCGCAGGCCGCACCATGATGGGTGTCACCTCCGCCGATATGGTGAAAATGGTCAGCAAGCTGCCCACGCCCCCGCTGGCCTTCGGTGCCAACTGCGGCGTCGGCAGCTCCGACCTGCTGCGCACCGTCAAGGGCTTTCTCGCCGAAGGCCCGGAGATCCCCGTCATCTCCAAGGGCAACGCCGGCATCCCGAAATACGTCGATGGCCACATCCACTACGACGGCACGCCCGAGCTGATGGCAGATTACGCCTGCATGGCCCGCGACCTCGGCGCCCGCATCATCGGTGGCTGCTGCGGCACCACGCCCGAGCATCTCGCAGCCATGCGCGAGGCGCTCGATACCCGCCCCGCCGCCGCCGCCCCCACGCTCGAAGAGATCGCCCAGAAACTCGGCGGCTTCTCCTCGGCCTCAGACGGCACCGGCGACGAACCCGCCCCCGAGCGCCAGCGCCGCGGCCGTCGCCGCAGCTGA
- a CDS encoding TetR/AcrR family transcriptional regulator, protein MTEPVQRRARATRANLIAAAESIVSREGFGALRVEQVVKSAGVAKGTFFTHFADKDVLMEQLVAKRISRLLDALQTARRPNSAKGLAATLGPIVQLLTCERYVFDLVQRASLADGPIAEALSRLDIILTGWFGGLFGAPPFRTDLPPKVMAEGIRAFTLMAMARHVARPGKQTDPGKALATHVEAFLMAPG, encoded by the coding sequence ATGACAGAGCCAGTTCAACGCCGCGCCCGTGCCACGCGGGCCAACCTGATCGCCGCCGCCGAAAGCATCGTGAGCCGGGAGGGCTTTGGTGCCCTGCGGGTGGAACAGGTGGTGAAGTCCGCCGGGGTGGCGAAGGGCACGTTCTTTACCCATTTCGCGGACAAGGACGTGCTGATGGAGCAGCTCGTGGCCAAGCGCATCTCGCGCCTGCTCGACGCGTTGCAGACCGCGCGCCGGCCCAACAGCGCCAAGGGGCTGGCGGCGACGCTCGGCCCGATCGTGCAGCTGCTGACCTGCGAGCGATATGTGTTTGACCTTGTTCAACGTGCCTCTCTCGCGGATGGCCCGATTGCCGAAGCGCTCTCGCGGCTCGATATCATCCTGACCGGGTGGTTCGGCGGGCTTTTCGGGGCGCCGCCCTTCCGCACCGATCTGCCACCGAAGGTGATGGCGGAAGGGATCCGGGCCTTTACGCTCATGGCCATGGCCCGCCATGTGGCCCGGCCCGGAAAGCAGACCGATCCGGGCAAGGCTCTGGCGACCCATGTCGAGGCCTTTCTGATGGCGCCGGGCTGA
- the obgE gene encoding GTPase ObgE has translation MQFLDLAKVYIRSGAGGNGCVSFRKEKFIEYGGPNGGDGGTGGDVIAEAVSNLNTLIDFRYQQHFFAKNGQPGMGNQRTGADGKDIILRVPVGTEILEEDEETVLVDLTEEGQRVVLAKGGNGGFGNLHFKSATNQAPRRANPGQPAVERTIWLRLKLIADAGLLGLPNAGKSTFLAATSNARPKIADYPFTTLHPNLGVVGVDGHEFVMADIPGLIEGAHEGRGIGDRFLGHVERCAVLLHLVDGTSESVADDYLTITHELEMYGGHLADKPRILALNKVDALTAEERAEKQAELQEAAGQRPFQISGVAGEGIQDVLRALRATIQRGRKAEAAENDPDEGETWQP, from the coding sequence ATGCAATTCCTAGATCTGGCCAAAGTTTACATCCGCTCCGGCGCGGGGGGGAACGGCTGCGTGTCGTTCCGCAAGGAGAAGTTCATCGAGTACGGTGGCCCGAACGGCGGCGACGGGGGCACCGGCGGCGATGTGATTGCCGAGGCGGTGAGCAACCTCAACACGCTGATCGACTTTCGCTACCAGCAGCACTTCTTTGCCAAGAACGGCCAGCCGGGCATGGGCAACCAGCGCACCGGCGCCGATGGCAAGGATATCATCCTGCGGGTGCCGGTGGGCACCGAGATCCTCGAGGAAGACGAGGAGACGGTGCTGGTCGACCTCACCGAAGAGGGCCAGCGCGTGGTGCTGGCCAAGGGCGGCAACGGCGGTTTTGGCAACCTGCACTTCAAGAGCGCCACCAACCAGGCACCGCGCCGCGCCAACCCCGGCCAGCCTGCCGTTGAGCGCACGATCTGGCTGCGGCTGAAACTGATTGCCGATGCGGGCCTGCTGGGCCTGCCGAATGCGGGCAAGAGCACCTTTCTGGCGGCGACGTCCAACGCCCGGCCGAAGATTGCGGATTACCCGTTTACCACGCTGCACCCCAACCTCGGGGTCGTGGGCGTGGACGGGCACGAGTTTGTCATGGCCGATATTCCGGGGCTGATCGAGGGCGCCCATGAGGGGCGCGGTATTGGCGACAGGTTTCTGGGCCATGTGGAGCGTTGCGCGGTGCTGTTGCACCTTGTCGATGGCACCTCGGAGTCGGTGGCCGATGACTACCTGACCATCACCCACGAGCTCGAGATGTATGGCGGCCACCTTGCCGACAAGCCGCGCATTCTGGCGCTGAACAAGGTGGATGCGCTCACGGCCGAGGAGCGGGCGGAGAAGCAGGCCGAGTTGCAGGAGGCTGCGGGGCAGCGGCCCTTCCAGATTTCCGGCGTGGCGGGCGAGGGCATTCAGGACGTGCTGCGGGCGCTGCGGGCGACCATCCAGCGGGGCCGGAAGGCGGAGGCCGCCGAGAACGACCCGGACGAGGGCGAGACGTGGCAACCCTGA
- a CDS encoding GNAT family N-acetyltransferase gives MAGFDVRAAVEADLSALADLWHAGWHDAHAEILPPDLGAIRTRAHLADRLVAARASLRVAGPEGAPLGFHICHGDELDQFYVAAQARGTGLAAAMLRDAEACIAATGARQAWLACAIGNLRASRFYAREGWERAETREVELAGAEAGEPYALTVWIHRKVLG, from the coding sequence ATGGCCGGGTTTGACGTGAGAGCCGCCGTGGAGGCGGATCTGTCCGCGCTGGCGGATCTTTGGCACGCGGGGTGGCATGATGCCCATGCCGAGATTCTGCCTCCCGATCTGGGCGCCATCCGCACCCGGGCGCATCTGGCGGACCGGCTTGTTGCGGCCCGTGCGTCGCTCAGGGTTGCCGGGCCGGAAGGCGCGCCTTTGGGCTTTCATATCTGTCACGGCGACGAGCTGGACCAGTTCTACGTGGCGGCGCAGGCGCGGGGCACGGGGCTCGCAGCGGCGATGTTGCGCGATGCCGAGGCGTGCATTGCGGCGACGGGCGCGCGGCAGGCCTGGTTGGCCTGTGCGATCGGCAATCTCCGGGCCAGCCGGTTTTATGCCCGGGAGGGCTGGGAACGGGCCGAGACGCGCGAGGTCGAGCTGGCCGGGGCAGAGGCGGGGGAGCCCTATGCCCTGACCGTCTGGATCCATCGCAAGGTGCTCGGCTGA
- a CDS encoding PA0069 family radical SAM protein — translation MGFEENATGGWEVPGHRRRGRAALSNVANRFDAYAVERADDGWESGAEADLPPLRTEVALENPRRIISRNSSPDLSFDRSVNAYRGCEHGCIYCFARPTHAYLGYSPGLDFETRLVAKPNAPERLAAELRSPSYKVAPIAMGTNTDPYQPIERTHRITRQMLEVLRAHNHPVGIVTKGSLIERDLDILGDMGWEGLARVGISITTLDAGLARKMEPRVPSPARRLKMIERLAGAGVQVRVMASPMIPGLTDHEMEKILEAARDAGAVAASYIVLRLPREVSPLFRDWLEAAVPERASRVMARVREMHGGRDYDPEWGRRMKGQGTHAALLSHRFEVASRRLGLKRNLPALRCDLFRVPPAPGDQLSLF, via the coding sequence ATGGGATTTGAGGAAAATGCAACAGGCGGATGGGAGGTGCCGGGGCATCGGCGGCGGGGCCGGGCGGCGCTTTCGAATGTGGCAAACCGGTTTGACGCCTACGCGGTGGAGCGTGCGGATGACGGCTGGGAGAGCGGGGCGGAGGCCGATCTGCCGCCTCTGCGCACCGAAGTTGCGCTCGAGAACCCGCGCCGGATCATCAGCCGCAACAGCTCGCCCGACCTGAGTTTCGACCGTTCGGTGAACGCCTATCGTGGCTGCGAGCATGGCTGCATCTACTGTTTTGCCCGCCCGACCCATGCCTATCTCGGCTACTCTCCGGGCCTCGATTTCGAAACCCGGCTGGTTGCCAAGCCCAATGCGCCCGAGCGGCTGGCGGCGGAGCTGCGCAGCCCGTCCTACAAGGTGGCGCCGATCGCGATGGGCACCAACACCGACCCCTATCAGCCGATCGAGCGGACCCATCGGATAACCCGGCAGATGCTCGAGGTGCTGCGGGCCCACAACCACCCGGTCGGGATTGTCACCAAGGGCAGTCTGATCGAGCGCGATCTGGATATTCTGGGCGACATGGGCTGGGAAGGGCTGGCGCGGGTGGGCATTTCGATTACCACGCTGGATGCGGGTCTGGCGCGCAAGATGGAGCCGCGGGTTCCGAGCCCGGCGCGGCGGTTGAAGATGATCGAGCGCCTGGCGGGGGCCGGGGTGCAGGTGCGGGTGATGGCTTCGCCGATGATCCCGGGGCTGACCGACCACGAGATGGAAAAGATCCTGGAGGCGGCGCGGGATGCGGGCGCGGTGGCGGCGAGCTACATCGTGCTGCGGTTGCCGCGGGAGGTGTCTCCGCTGTTTCGCGACTGGCTGGAGGCGGCGGTTCCCGAGCGGGCGAGCCGGGTGATGGCGCGGGTGCGCGAGATGCACGGCGGGCGCGACTACGACCCGGAGTGGGGGCGGCGGATGAAGGGGCAGGGCACCCATGCGGCCCTGCTCTCGCATCGTTTCGAGGTTGCCAGCAGGCGGTTGGGGCTGAAGCGGAACCTGCCTGCGCTGCGTTGCGACCTGTTTCGTGTTCCGCCCGCGCCGGGCGATCAGTTGAGCCTGTTCTGA
- a CDS encoding GNAT family N-acetyltransferase — protein sequence MEAERLDLTSERLRLRPLVPGDAPRLARFGGVPEVARMMLTFQAPWPEEAALRWIEAAAYKGRPGFKLAIEERDSPGLIGMIGLGPDPATLMYFIAADYAGRGYAGEAGRLLLGWAFERFGLESVEADHFDDNPASGRILRRLGFVQIGNANGTNPLRLEPEPMTLYRLTRHAFEATQCNS from the coding sequence ATGGAGGCGGAGCGGCTCGATCTCACGAGCGAGCGGCTCCGGTTGCGCCCCCTCGTGCCAGGCGATGCGCCGCGGCTTGCGCGCTTTGGTGGCGTGCCCGAGGTGGCGCGGATGATGCTGACGTTTCAGGCGCCATGGCCCGAAGAGGCGGCGCTGCGCTGGATCGAGGCTGCCGCCTACAAGGGGCGGCCCGGCTTCAAGCTGGCCATCGAGGAGCGCGACAGCCCCGGGCTGATCGGCATGATCGGCCTCGGGCCGGACCCTGCGACGCTGATGTATTTCATCGCCGCAGACTATGCCGGGCGTGGCTATGCCGGCGAGGCGGGCCGATTGCTGCTGGGCTGGGCTTTCGAGCGGTTCGGGCTGGAAAGCGTGGAGGCCGACCACTTTGACGACAACCCTGCATCCGGCCGGATCTTGCGGCGTTTGGGCTTTGTGCAGATCGGCAATGCCAACGGCACCAACCCGCTGAGGCTTGAGCCCGAGCCCATGACCCTATATCGCCTGACGCGACACGCTTTCGAGGCAACGCAATGCAATTCCTAG
- the proB gene encoding glutamate 5-kinase, protein MATLSDARRLVVKIGSALLVDRGTGALRQEWLVALAEDIAALRARGCEVLLVSSGSIALGRGVLGLGLAELALEQSQAAAAVGQIRLARAYEEVLAPHGMKAAQVLLTLEDSASRRRYLNTRATLETLLSLGVLPIVNENDTVATDEIRFGDNDRLAAQVAVTVGADTLVLLSDVDGLYTGNPAVDPAAERFDVVEEITPEIEAMAGDAGSGLSRGGMKTKVMAARTATQAGCAMAITHGFALNPLRRLEEGANATWFTAQTTPQAARKGWIGSMKPRGTVRVDAGAAKALIAGKSLLPAGVRGVDGAFLRGDPVEIVGPEGHLGQGLVRYTATEAGVIAGHHSDEIEALLGYPGRAALIHRDDMAL, encoded by the coding sequence GTGGCAACCCTGAGCGACGCCCGGCGGCTGGTTGTAAAGATCGGCTCGGCGCTGCTGGTCGACCGGGGCACGGGCGCGCTGCGACAGGAATGGCTGGTGGCGCTGGCGGAAGACATTGCGGCGCTGCGGGCGCGGGGCTGCGAGGTTTTGCTGGTGTCGTCGGGCTCGATCGCGCTGGGGCGCGGGGTGCTGGGCCTCGGCCTTGCCGAGCTGGCGCTGGAGCAGAGCCAGGCGGCGGCGGCGGTGGGGCAGATCCGGCTGGCGCGGGCCTATGAGGAGGTGCTTGCGCCCCATGGCATGAAGGCCGCGCAAGTGCTGCTGACGCTGGAAGACAGCGCTTCGCGGCGGCGCTACCTGAACACGCGGGCGACGCTGGAAACCCTACTTTCGCTTGGCGTGCTGCCCATCGTCAATGAGAACGACACGGTGGCGACCGACGAGATCCGCTTTGGTGACAACGACCGGCTTGCGGCGCAGGTGGCTGTGACGGTGGGGGCCGACACGCTGGTGCTGCTCAGCGACGTTGACGGGCTTTACACCGGCAATCCTGCTGTCGATCCGGCGGCCGAGCGCTTTGACGTGGTGGAGGAGATCACCCCCGAGATCGAGGCGATGGCGGGCGATGCGGGTTCCGGCCTGTCGCGGGGCGGCATGAAGACAAAGGTGATGGCCGCCCGCACGGCCACGCAGGCGGGCTGCGCCATGGCGATCACGCACGGCTTTGCGCTGAACCCGCTCCGGCGGCTGGAAGAGGGCGCAAATGCCACCTGGTTCACCGCCCAGACCACACCGCAGGCCGCCCGCAAGGGCTGGATCGGCTCGATGAAGCCGCGTGGCACGGTGCGGGTCGATGCCGGCGCGGCCAAGGCGCTGATTGCGGGCAAGTCGCTGCTGCCCGCCGGGGTTCGTGGCGTTGACGGGGCCTTTCTGCGGGGCGATCCGGTGGAGATTGTCGGGCCCGAGGGACACCTCGGGCAGGGGCTGGTGCGATACACGGCGACGGAGGCCGGGGTGATCGCCGGGCATCATTCGGACGAGATCGAGGCGCTGCTGGGCTATCCGGGCCGGGCGGCCCTGATCCACCGGGACGATATGGCGCTCTAG
- a CDS encoding B12-binding domain-containing protein, whose product MSADDEDDIILSELSDEDLTAQMHDDLYDGLKEEIEEGVNILLERGWTPYDILTKALVAGMKVVGDDFRDGILFVPEVLLAANAMKAGMGILKPLLVETGAPRMGKMVIGTVKGDIHDIGKNLVSMMMEGAGFEVVDLGINNPVEDYLAALKSEEADILGMSALLTTTMPYMKVVIDALVEQGMRDDYIVLVGGAPLNEEFGKAIGADAYCRDAAVTVETAKQFIARKHNQMAG is encoded by the coding sequence ATGTCTGCGGATGACGAAGACGACATCATCCTTTCGGAACTCTCCGACGAGGATCTGACCGCCCAGATGCACGATGACCTCTACGATGGCCTCAAGGAGGAAATCGAAGAGGGCGTGAACATCCTGCTCGAACGCGGCTGGACCCCTTACGACATTCTCACCAAGGCCCTCGTGGCCGGCATGAAAGTGGTGGGCGACGACTTCCGCGATGGCATCCTCTTCGTACCCGAGGTTCTGCTGGCCGCCAACGCAATGAAGGCCGGGATGGGCATCCTCAAGCCGCTGCTGGTCGAGACCGGCGCGCCGCGCATGGGCAAGATGGTCATCGGCACCGTCAAGGGCGACATCCACGACATCGGCAAGAACCTCGTCTCGATGATGATGGAAGGCGCCGGCTTCGAAGTGGTCGACCTCGGCATCAACAACCCGGTCGAGGATTACCTCGCAGCGCTCAAGTCCGAAGAGGCCGACATCCTCGGCATGTCCGCCCTGCTCACCACCACCATGCCCTACATGAAGGTGGTTATCGACGCGCTGGTCGAGCAAGGCATGCGAGATGACTACATCGTGCTGGTCGGCGGTGCGCCCCTGAACGAAGAGTTCGGCAAGGCCATCGGCGCCGATGCCTATTGCCGCGATGCCGCCGTGACGGTGGAAACCGCCAAGCAGTTCATCGCCCGCAAGCACAACCAGATGGCGGGCTGA